A genomic window from Micromonospora ferruginea includes:
- a CDS encoding alpha/beta hydrolase: MDAAIVLVHSPSVGPLTWAPVATRLKASGVVTVVPSLLGVADAGPPFWPSVAETVGRSTGELPPGMPVVVVAHSNAGLFVPVIVEAARRPVAGCLFVDAALPARRGPTAVAPPDLLDFLRPKVSGDRLPPWTSWWDESDVAPMFPDPQTRRDVSAEQPRLPLGYYEERVPVPDGWDDAACGYLLFGPPYDQIAQDARERGWDVDQVPGLHLHQLVDPDTVTARITAMADRWSSPAG; encoded by the coding sequence GTGGATGCCGCGATTGTTCTGGTGCACAGCCCATCGGTGGGTCCGCTGACGTGGGCGCCTGTGGCGACGAGACTGAAGGCCTCGGGCGTGGTCACCGTGGTGCCTTCGCTGCTCGGCGTGGCGGACGCCGGACCGCCGTTCTGGCCGTCGGTCGCCGAGACCGTCGGCAGGTCGACAGGCGAGTTGCCGCCGGGCATGCCGGTCGTGGTGGTCGCGCACAGCAACGCGGGTCTCTTCGTCCCGGTCATCGTCGAGGCGGCCCGGCGTCCGGTGGCCGGCTGCCTGTTCGTCGACGCGGCGTTGCCCGCCCGCCGCGGGCCGACGGCGGTGGCGCCGCCGGATCTGCTGGACTTTCTGCGGCCCAAGGTGAGCGGTGACAGGCTGCCGCCATGGACGTCGTGGTGGGACGAGTCCGACGTCGCGCCGATGTTCCCGGATCCGCAGACCCGGCGTGACGTCTCGGCCGAGCAGCCGCGCCTGCCGCTCGGTTACTACGAGGAGAGGGTTCCCGTGCCGGACGGCTGGGACGACGCGGCATGCGGATATCTGCTGTTCGGCCCGCCGTACGATCAGATCGCGCAGGATGCGCGGGAACGCGGCTGGGACGTCGACCAGGTTCCCGGGCTGCACCTGCATCAACTTGTGGATCCGGACACGGTGACCGCCCGCATCACCGCGATGGCCGATCGATGGTCCTCGCCAGCCGGCTGA
- a CDS encoding class I SAM-dependent methyltransferase, protein MTPDKWAQWLLTRRDGDSADRRARNTQDLTAFRDGVLDGAGLAADDVLLDVGCGTGLVGFGALDRLGPDGRVIFSDVSADVLDVCRRTAGGDGRCSFVVASADDLAGIADASVDVVTTRSVLIYSDRRAAALTEFFRVLRPGGRISLFEPVNRFAAKHRPDDLFGMGDSPVTDLIAKVNDVYRSTTEEATRPMMDFDERDLIDWAVSAGFEAVELDYRAQVDVPADPIGDWETLKRVAPNPLVPTYGEAIAAALTGDERDRLDTYMIALAAAGTPTRRTMASAFLRALRPHGNR, encoded by the coding sequence GTGACGCCGGACAAGTGGGCGCAGTGGCTCCTGACCCGCCGGGACGGCGACAGCGCGGACCGACGTGCCCGCAACACCCAGGATCTGACGGCGTTCCGTGACGGCGTCCTCGACGGAGCCGGCCTGGCGGCCGACGACGTGCTCCTCGACGTGGGCTGCGGGACGGGACTGGTCGGGTTCGGCGCGCTGGATCGACTCGGCCCCGACGGTCGGGTCATCTTCAGCGACGTCTCAGCCGATGTGCTCGACGTGTGCCGGCGTACCGCCGGTGGAGACGGGCGATGCAGCTTCGTGGTCGCCTCCGCCGACGATCTCGCCGGAATCGCAGACGCCTCCGTCGACGTCGTGACCACTCGGTCGGTGCTCATCTACTCCGATCGCAGGGCCGCCGCCTTAACGGAGTTCTTCCGGGTCCTGCGGCCGGGCGGCCGGATCTCCCTGTTCGAGCCCGTCAACCGCTTCGCGGCGAAGCATCGACCCGATGATCTGTTCGGCATGGGCGACTCCCCGGTGACCGACCTGATCGCCAAGGTCAACGACGTCTACCGGAGCACCACCGAGGAAGCCACCCGACCGATGATGGACTTCGACGAGCGTGACCTGATCGACTGGGCGGTGAGCGCCGGCTTCGAGGCGGTGGAGCTGGACTACCGCGCCCAGGTCGATGTGCCCGCCGACCCGATCGGAGACTGGGAAACGCTCAAGCGCGTGGCACCCAACCCCCTGGTCCCCACGTACGGCGAGGCGATCGCCGCCGCCCTGACCGGCGACGAACGCGATCGGCTCGACACGTACATGATCGCCCTGGCCGCCGCCGGCACGCCGACGCGGCGCACGATGGCCTCGGCGTTCCTTCGCGCGCTGCGGCCGCACGGCAACCGCTGA